The genomic window CCAGGACGTGCCGGATGGACAGGCTGCCGTAGGTCAGCCTGGCGTTCATGGCTAGCGCGGCGCCGTAGTGCCGGGGCTCGGCGGGCCCGCAGACGGAGAAGACCGTCAGGAACCGCTCGCCGCGGCTGCCGTCGTTGACCTCGACGAGGACCTCCTGGAGCCGCTCCCCCTGGCTCTGGGGGAGGATGATCCGGAAGCTCTCGCGGCTCCCCTGGAGGAAGCAGTCCAGCCCCCGGACGCTCTCCCTGATCAGCTCCTCGGTGTCGCGGAGATGCTGGACGACCCGGCGGAGCTCCTCGGCGAGCTCCTGCGCGGAGGCGTAGCGGTCCGCCGGGGACTTCGCCAGGCAGCGTTCGATGACCGCGATGAGCGGCTCCGGCATGCCGGGCACGACCGGCCGCAGGTCGGGGACCGGCTGGGCCTGGTGCAGCCGGATCAGGGAGCGGATGTTCCCGGAGGCGAACGGCAGCAGGCCGGAGACGAGGTAGTAGATCATGACCCCGGCGGCGTAGATGTCGGACTGGCGGCTCGCCGTCCTGCCGCCGAACAGCTCCGGGGCCATGAACGTGGGCGTCCCGGCCAGCCGATCCGCGGTCAGCCCGACGAGGCTCTGGGCCAGGCCGAAGTCCGCGAGCTTGGCGTGGCCGTCCGGCGTGAGGAGCACGTTGGCCGGCTTCACGTCCCGGTGGATGAGCCCCGACCGATGGGCCGCCTCCAGGGCCAGGGCGACCTGGCGGACCAGGCGGGCCGCCTTGGCCGGCCGGAACGGGCCGTTGCGGATCAGGCAGTCGCGCAGGCTGACCGCCCCGTCCACGTACTCCATCTCGATGAAGTGATAGCCCCGCTCGGTCCCCAGGTTGTGGATCATCACCACGTGGGGATGGACGAGGTTGGCCGCGGCGCGGGCCTCGGCCCAGAACTGGCCGCGATGGGACGAGTGGCGGGCCATCATCCTCGGGCTCATGATCTTGACCGCGGAGACGCGCCCCAGGCCGAGGTGGCGGGCCCGGTAGACCCGCCCCATGGACCCGCGGCCCACCTCGGAGAGGATCTGGTAATTCGCGATCGTCCTGTCCAGCAGCGGGGCCCAGAACTCCTCCGCCTCGGCGTCCGGCCGCGACGGCGCCGTCTCCTCGCCGGCCGGCGAGGCGAACTGCCCGGTCCCGTGGATGCTCAGGATGTCGATGCCGTCGATCGCCTCGGGCCCCGGGGGATTCGCCCCGGGGGGGGCGACGGGCCGGACGAGGCCCGCCTGTCCGTCCGCGCGGGGCGGCCGGCCGGGTGCGGCGACGGGTAGGGATGCGGATTGAGGCGCCAGGCCCTGCGACATGACCATGGACCTGCGTTCTGCCCGCAGGTTCCTGCTTTGGGGGATCAGTGGAACTCTCGGCGGCCGTCCGGCCGCATGGCAAGGGAGGGAGAGCGGGGAGGGTGTGGCCGGCTCGTCGACCTGCTCTGCCTATACATTATAGTCGACGGCCGGGCCGGGGCTTCCGCCGTGTTGCCCCGAATGCACGCAAACCCTTCCCGCATCCCGAATTAAAAAAGCCACGCCCGTTGCGGGGCGTGGCCGGCTTCGTGGGACTGTCGCGGGGAACGGCGAGGCCACCGGGGCGGGCTCGCCGCCCGCCTACACGTTATACGAGGTCGACGTCACGTCGCCGCCACGCCCGGTCCAGTTCGTGTGGAAGAACTTGCCGCGGGGCCCGTCCACCCGCTCGTAGGTGTGGGCGCCGAAGTAGTCGCGCTGGGCCTGGAGGAGGTTCGCCGGCAGGCGCTCGCTGCGGTAGCCGTCGAAGTAGCTGAGGGCGGACGTCATGGCGGGCAGGGGGATGCCGTGGGTGATGGCCGCCGCGCAGACGCGTCGCCAGCTCTCCTCGGCCCGGGTGACCTCGTCGCGGAAGTACGGGTCGAGGAGGAGGTTGGCCAGGTGCGGCGCCTTGTCGAAGGCCTCCTTGATCTTGCCCAGGAAGGCGCTGCGGATGATGCAGCCGCCCCGCCACATCAGGGCCACGGCGCCGTTGTTGATCTCCCACTTGGACTCCTCGGCCATGGCGTGCATCAGGGAGAAGCCCTGGGCGTAGGAGATGATCTTGCTGGCGTACAGGGCCTTCTCCAGGTCGTCCACCATGCTCTGGAGGTTCCCCGTGAACGCGGGGGTGCGGCTCTTCAGGACCTTGGACGCGGCCACCCGCTCGTCCTTCTGGGCCGAGAGGGTGCGGGCGAAGACGGCCTCGGCGATGAGGGTCAGGGGGACGCCCAGGTCGCACGCGGAGATCACGGTCCACTTGCCGGTCCCCTTCTGGCCGGCCGTGTCCAGGATCAGGTCGATCATCGGCTTGCCGGTCTCGGGGTCCTTGTAGCCGAGGATGTCCGCGGTGATCTCGATGAGGTAGCTGTCCAGCGGGCCCTTGTTCCAGCGCTGGAAGACGTCGTGCATGGCGTGCGGCTCGAGGCCGAGCATCGTCCGCATGACGTCGTACGCCTCGCAGATGAGCTGCATGTCGCCGTATTCGATGCCGTTGTGCACCATCTTCACGAAGTGGCCGGCCCCCTCCGGCCCGACCCAGTCGCAGCAGGGGGTGCCGTCGGCCACCTTAGCGGCGATCGCCTGGAAGATCGGCTTGACGAACGGCCAGGCCTCCGGGTCGCCGCCGGGCATGATCGACGGGCCCTTCAGCGCGCCCTCCTCGCCGCCGGAGACGCCCGTGCCGATGAACCGGATCCCCTTCTCCTTGAGGGCCCGCGTCCGCCGGGTGGAGTCCGGGTAGTGCGAGTTGCCGCCGTCGATCAGGATGTCGCCCGGCTCCAGGAGCGGGACCAGCTCGTCGATGACCTGGTCCACCGGCGAGCCGGCCTTGACCATCATCATGATCTTCCGGGGCTTCTTCAGCGAGGCGACGAGCTCCTTGACGGAGTGCGTGCCGACGATCGGCTGCCCCTTGGCCCGCCCGGCCAGGAAATCATCCACCTTGGAGGTCGTGCGGTTGAACACGGCGACGGTGAAGCCGTGGCTCGCCATGTTGAGGACGAGGTTCTCCCCCATCACCGCCAGGCCGATGAGGCCGATGTCCGCGGTTTCCTTCGTCGCGCTCATGAACTGGTTCCCCTGGATCTCGGTTTGAGGGTTCATCCCTCGCGGTAGGTCTGAGGCACGTAGGGAGGGAGCTTCTTCCCCGCGAAGGCCCGCGCGATGCGCGCGAATCGGGGCAGCCCGCGGACGGTCGGCACGCTGACCCAGTCCTCGCCGATGAGCGGCTGCGCGTACTCGAGGAAGGCGTCGGTGACGTCGACCCTCGAGGGGGCGATCCATTCCTTCGGGAAGAACCGCTCGGAGTTGGCGACGGTGGCCAGCGGGACCTTGTCCAGGTGGATGTTGTAGCCGGCCCGCCCGCGGTCGCGGAGCAGGGTGGCCATCCAGCCGTTGCCCTCCGTCATCGCGACCTCGACGGCGTGGCGGCCGACGGCGTAGGCCTCGTCCAGGTCGATCACGCTCGCGTAGGCGATGGCGTTCCTCTGGTCGGTCCCCGGGACCTGCCCCCGCGCCTTGCCCGGGACGGGGAACTTCAGGGTGTTCAGGTAGTTCACCACGATCTGCGCCACGGTCTGCTGGCTGGAGCTGAACTGGACGTGGCCGAAGTTGTCGCGGATCGTGCCGAGCTCGCCGACGTCGAAGCCCTCGCTGACGACGACGATGCAGCGGCCGTCGGACTCGAGCTGCCGCAGGACGTTCTCGCCGAGCTGCTGGAGCGTCAGGCCGGACTCGGTCAGGTAGATCTGGATGGGCATCGTCCGCTCGGGATCCGCGAGCCGGGCGGCGGCCGGGATGAAGCCGATCTTCCGGCCCATGGCCTGGATCACGAGGACCGGGTCGGCCGGGGCGGAGCCGGAGTTCTCCTCGTTGGCCTGGCGGACGTAGTGGGCGTAGTAGCGGGCGACCGAGCCGTAGCCGGGCGAGTGGTCCAGCAGCTTGAACTCGCCGTCGCCGAGGTCGTTGTCGATCGTCTTGGGGACGCCCGTCGCCACGAGGTCCAGCCCGCGGTCCTGCGCGAGCCGGCTGACCTTGTGGGCGGTGTCCTGGGAGTCGTTCCCGCCGATGTAGAAGAAGTAGCCGACGTCGTGGGCCCGGAAGACCTCGACGACGCGCTCGAAGTCCTGGTCCTGGCCCTTCTTGAGCTTGTAGCGGCAGGTGCCGATGCCGCCCGCCGCGGGGGAGGTCCGCAGAAGGGCGATCTCCTCCTCCGACGTCGCGGAGAGGTCGAGCAGCTCCTCCTTGAGGATGCCCTCGATCCCGAAGTGGCCCGCGTAGACGTGGCCGAAGGTCCCGGGGTGCCGGCGGCAGCCCTCGACGATCCCCCGCAGGGAGTTGTTGATGACGCAGGTGGGGCCGCCCGACTGGGCGACGACGACGTTGCGAGCGGCCATGGTTCGACCGGTCCTCCGGTTCTTTCCGGGTTCGGTTGGGGATCGCGGCGACGCGGCTCAGCGGTCCTTCCACGGGGGCGAGTCGGGCAGCAGCGACCGGAACCGGGCGACCTGCCTGTCCATGTAGGCCCCCGCGTAGTCCTCGTTCAGGAACTTCGGCAGGGCCTCCTCGAAGAAACGCTGCCACGACTCGTCCTCGAACCCGGGGTCGATCGGGTAGAAGAGGACGCCGTTGGCCGTCGCGGCGTCCATGTCGCCCGGGGCGTCGCCGACCATGAGGATGCGATGCGGCTCGTACCGGCCGACGGCGGCCAGGGCGAGGTGCTCCTTCTTGCTGCCGAGCTCCTGCCCGGCGATCAGGCCGACGTAGGGCGTCAGGCCGTGCTCGGACCATTCCCGCTCCAGGGCCTCGCCCGGGGTCGCGGAGACGACCATCACGTCGGCCTTGCCCTTCATGCTCTCGAGCGACTCGCGGACGAAGGGGAAGGGGGGGACGTCGTGGACGACCTCGCCGATCGTCCGGTTCACGGCCTCGGACCACTCGAGCGCCTGCGCCAGGTCGGCATCGCCCGTCGCCGCCGCCTCGGCCTTGAGCGTCGGATTGGAGAGCTTCGTCTCCCGGGCGATCCAGCCGCGGACCCCCGCCAGCGGCGGCAGCGGGACGTGCCGCCGCAGCACCTCGGGCCGCTCGGCCAGCAGGTCGAAGGTCATGGTCAGCGCCGGGAAGCGGTTGATGCCCCGCCACCGGGAATAGAGGTTCACGAACTCCGCCGCCTCACGGGCGTACTTGGAGATCGCGGCCAGGCTGTAAAACCGGATGATGTTCGGGATGAAGCATTCCTTGTGCTTCACCTCCATCGTGTCGAACGCGCAGCCGTCGCTGTCGATGCCGATGAAGAAGTCGTTGGACTTGGCGAACTGGCGGAGGGCGAGCTGGGGGTCGTGCGGCGCGGCCATCTCTTCGTCCTTTCCCGATCGGCTCGGCGCGTCCGGTCGCGCACCGAGCCTTCCATCCTGTCGTCCAGGCCTGTCCCCTCGCAAGGGGATCGCGGGCCGCCCGCGCCGGCCGGGCGAATTGAGGAGCGGTCGCGCTTCTGGTAGGATACGATCGATTTGTACCGTGGGCGCATGATGTCCCGGGGGCGGCGGAGATCGGGGCCGGCGACGCGCGGAGACGCCCCGCGGCGCGGGCGGCCGGCGGAGGGCGAATCGATGGCGACATCAGACCGGCCGAAGTCCAGGGAGAGCCCCCCGGCCGACCTCGTCGCCACCATCCGCGCCTCGGGCGTCCTGCCGGAGAGGCTGCTCGACG from Aquisphaera giovannonii includes these protein-coding regions:
- a CDS encoding serine/threonine-protein kinase, whose product is MVMSQGLAPQSASLPVAAPGRPPRADGQAGLVRPVAPPGANPPGPEAIDGIDILSIHGTGQFASPAGEETAPSRPDAEAEEFWAPLLDRTIANYQILSEVGRGSMGRVYRARHLGLGRVSAVKIMSPRMMARHSSHRGQFWAEARAAANLVHPHVVMIHNLGTERGYHFIEMEYVDGAVSLRDCLIRNGPFRPAKAARLVRQVALALEAAHRSGLIHRDVKPANVLLTPDGHAKLADFGLAQSLVGLTADRLAGTPTFMAPELFGGRTASRQSDIYAAGVMIYYLVSGLLPFASGNIRSLIRLHQAQPVPDLRPVVPGMPEPLIAVIERCLAKSPADRYASAQELAEELRRVVQHLRDTEELIRESVRGLDCFLQGSRESFRIILPQSQGERLQEVLVEVNDGSRGERFLTVFSVCGPAEPRHYGAALAMNARLTYGSLSIRHVLGSPMLVMSRTFPRDQVRASELRDAILEIGRKSDQIEQQITRLDAY
- the gnd gene encoding decarboxylating NADP(+)-dependent phosphogluconate dehydrogenase, which encodes MSATKETADIGLIGLAVMGENLVLNMASHGFTVAVFNRTTSKVDDFLAGRAKGQPIVGTHSVKELVASLKKPRKIMMMVKAGSPVDQVIDELVPLLEPGDILIDGGNSHYPDSTRRTRALKEKGIRFIGTGVSGGEEGALKGPSIMPGGDPEAWPFVKPIFQAIAAKVADGTPCCDWVGPEGAGHFVKMVHNGIEYGDMQLICEAYDVMRTMLGLEPHAMHDVFQRWNKGPLDSYLIEITADILGYKDPETGKPMIDLILDTAGQKGTGKWTVISACDLGVPLTLIAEAVFARTLSAQKDERVAASKVLKSRTPAFTGNLQSMVDDLEKALYASKIISYAQGFSLMHAMAEESKWEINNGAVALMWRGGCIIRSAFLGKIKEAFDKAPHLANLLLDPYFRDEVTRAEESWRRVCAAAITHGIPLPAMTSALSYFDGYRSERLPANLLQAQRDYFGAHTYERVDGPRGKFFHTNWTGRGGDVTSTSYNV
- a CDS encoding diphosphate--fructose-6-phosphate 1-phosphotransferase; translation: MAARNVVVAQSGGPTCVINNSLRGIVEGCRRHPGTFGHVYAGHFGIEGILKEELLDLSATSEEEIALLRTSPAAGGIGTCRYKLKKGQDQDFERVVEVFRAHDVGYFFYIGGNDSQDTAHKVSRLAQDRGLDLVATGVPKTIDNDLGDGEFKLLDHSPGYGSVARYYAHYVRQANEENSGSAPADPVLVIQAMGRKIGFIPAAARLADPERTMPIQIYLTESGLTLQQLGENVLRQLESDGRCIVVVSEGFDVGELGTIRDNFGHVQFSSSQQTVAQIVVNYLNTLKFPVPGKARGQVPGTDQRNAIAYASVIDLDEAYAVGRHAVEVAMTEGNGWMATLLRDRGRAGYNIHLDKVPLATVANSERFFPKEWIAPSRVDVTDAFLEYAQPLIGEDWVSVPTVRGLPRFARIARAFAGKKLPPYVPQTYREG
- a CDS encoding HAD family hydrolase, producing the protein MAAPHDPQLALRQFAKSNDFFIGIDSDGCAFDTMEVKHKECFIPNIIRFYSLAAISKYAREAAEFVNLYSRWRGINRFPALTMTFDLLAERPEVLRRHVPLPPLAGVRGWIARETKLSNPTLKAEAAATGDADLAQALEWSEAVNRTIGEVVHDVPPFPFVRESLESMKGKADVMVVSATPGEALEREWSEHGLTPYVGLIAGQELGSKKEHLALAAVGRYEPHRILMVGDAPGDMDAATANGVLFYPIDPGFEDESWQRFFEEALPKFLNEDYAGAYMDRQVARFRSLLPDSPPWKDR